The genomic window TCCCATTTCGAATGAAAGTTCATTCGGTTTGAAAGGGTTGGTGTAAACCTTCTCAATCAGATGGGAGAATGTTACCCATGTAAATGCTCGAACCGGCTACTTaatttgaattgaataaatattcaatGTTGATTCACAGTGTAAGTGACGTCGACGAGTTGGCGACTCACTTTTCCTTTTGAAAAGCGGAATCCATATGACTATCTACTCGTCTTCTCCTTTTTAATAACTGTAGAATTATATTCCGTTGACACTGCTGCCTGATGTCCTATGTAAGAACAACATAAAGTATTGTACACACTCTACAACGCACATTtggagattttttatttattttttttgtgtactcGAACGTCAGTTTGAGTTCGGGTTTGGGGTTCTGTGCCTGTCAAAAAAGTTTAATTCGCATTACATGCTTGCGCATGGAAACGCACACCTTAATCAGATCAACGTGTGTAATCAGTTTGTGGAATCTTCAAACGGAATGTATTCGGAATTAGGAAATATTCTGCATGTAAACGTGGCTAGTGATGCCCCATTTTCATTACATAGTCAAGCTAAAATATCTGGTGGCCACGCGTGCTTCGCAATAATCAGAGGGCTTTTTATCCCGAAAGGTAGCTTATTCCGTTTAGGGAGGGATTTAGCGGTTACAGAAGCTGAGCGATTTCACGGATGAACAGAGCACAATTATTCAGACTCATCACCCTCCTCGTGCCTCCCTGTCTGCctagttcttttctttttttacggaACGAAACTTGAAGAACTGTTAAACTATTAGCACACACCTCTTtctcttgtgtgtatttgttggCGTTTAAACCCTAtaagtttttcatattttaatcaCATCTCGTTTGTCCAATTTAGCGGGTTCGGTTGTACATTTTCGTATTCAGGAAACGGCGAGTCAGTACGCGCGAGGGAGGGGAAATCGTGCAGGCGCCTACGCCGCGAGCTTCTGTAAAGTGCTGTCCACACTCCTGAACAAAGCACCGCGAGTCATTTTAACAATatttatataacatatataaaaCATCATCATAATATACACTTATCACGCGTTGACAAGCGCTTTAGCTAAGTAAGACAACTTTTATTTCCAAGGACAttgaaagaaacacaaaaattgTTTGCTGCAGAGCGGAAGGTGAACCTTGGTTGTCTCGTTACGACGTCTCTTAAGGTGAGGCACAGTCAAAGTTTTTCTTCCTCAACGTAGCTAAATGTCACTTGTACAGTATATAGATTAACTATTGGCTTGCAATGGGATTGATTTTAATCTGTACCGTCGTTGCTTTTTGGCTTGgttgtacattttttcattaaaaaaccgTTTTTCTCCCTGAACAATGACAGTATTCAGGAGAACATGAGTGACGAAAATCGACCTGAAGTTGAACTTTTTGTGAAGGTAAGTTCGTTCTTCCGAAAACATCAGAATTTTATCGTGTCAAACAAGGCCTTATTTATACTATTGAATGCATATTATTCATCGTTAACTAGCGTAGTTGACGTTTAACTGCATTATAATAACTTTTATCGGCTGCATGCTCATTGTTCAAAGTCATACGCTTATCTAAATCACGACCACATCGTTCATTCTGCCAAGGGCGTACTACTGGTGATGGTTCATTGTCCTCAGAGTGTTCTAAGAAATGTAGCAtactctgttatatttgtttcGTGCTGAAACAAGCTTGGAAAATAAGAAGGGCTGTTTTAGTTGCCCTGTGAGTGAAGGGCGTTGGCGTtaagaaaacagaaatagaaCACGCGACACGTTTGCTTATCCGGCCAAACTTAGTAAGTAAACCCTCATCCACTCCGTGGTTCCAGATTTGTTATTGGCCCAATTTTTGGATCTGTTTGTGGCAAATGAACACCCCGACTCCCcaccatgtttttttcttgtgtgaaAGATGTGAATTTCGAAACTTCTTTAACGATTTCCTGTCCTCGCCATTCAAACAACCTGTCGACGCTGAGTGGCGGAAGAGAAAGCTGCAGAGGCTCGGCGCGAGACTGGCATCATGCCCTTCTcgaatcatttattttttgcatacatATCGTCCACCttattacacattattattattgtcacgtagatatatttattttacaagttTTATTTCTGAGAGAATGGCCGAAAAAGTTGCAAAACAGGAACGCCCGTTCCTGTTTTCTGCAGGCGTAAACCGGGGTGGGTGTGAAGAGCAGTTGTGTGTTCTTTTAGGTTAGACGTTGTTCATTGTCTAGCGCCGGAAACAATTCTTTTAATTGTAAGCGACGAGGTTTGTCCCAGGATTTCAAACGTCATGCGctataacataataataataataataataataataataataacaacatcaaTAGTAATATTAATCATaatagtaacaacaacaacgacaacaatcATTATTATATTACTAATAAGGCCTATTTATTAGAAATTAAAAACAAGCGGacataaaatctaaaaatatataatatatattatgatATATTAAAAAATCCAAATTTTCCAATCTAATCCTACAAAAAGACAGCTCTACAGTTACATCGCAACACCTTGGCGTGACCCTTGAAGACGATCTCTTCCTTGATGTCCATATTAAGAACATTTCCAATGCACCCTTCTATGACTCAcgcaacatttcaaaaaagagaAGTTTCCTCTCCATACAGGATGCAGAGAAATTGGTTTGTGCACCTGTTAGACTATTAGACTATTTTAATGCGCTACTGTCTGGCTGCTCTAGTACTTCACTTTTGAGGAATGTAtacactggtaaaaaaaaaaaaactaaattttatGGTAAAATAATGAATGGCAACTGGCAAAAGTACAAATTGTAAATGGCTTAAATAtaattcatcattttatttaccGTGAAACACCATAATATAACAGTTATACAACCTGCTGCCATCTGCTTTACATGTTGTTACTGTTATTTATACAGTCAAGGCAAGCCAGGTGTCTGTATGTTACAGTATGATTAGCATATGGTGTGTTGTGTATGAGCTTCAGCTTAAGCGAAGGTTCGGTGAAGTTTAACCCTCAATTGTGTGCGATTGTCACTTTTTGTACGTTTTAATTccagtgaaaaataatttgtccgTTTGTCATCAGCCAGTCAGCCGGTCAGTCTGCAAATACAGTCTGAGACGTCTAAATTTCGGTAGTCGATACCAATACCCCTGATTCTCCATTCCTAAAAAGAAATAGAAGGTTCTAGTGGCTGTGTAACAGAAGGTTCTAGCGGCTGTGTAACAGAAGGTTCTAGCGGCTGTGTAACAGAAGGTTCTAGTGGCTGTGTAATGGGGTTCTAGCGGCTGTGTAACAGGGTTCTAGCGGCTGTGTAACAGAAGGTTCTAGCGGCTGTGTGATGGGGTTCTAGTGGCTGTGTAACAGGGTTCTAGCGGCTGTGTAACGGGGTTCTAGCGGCTGTGTAACGGGGTTCTAGCGGCTGTGTAACAGGGTTCTAGCGGCTGTGTAACGGGGTTCTAGCGGCTGTGTAACGGGGTTCTAGcggctgtgtctctgtgtttcaggCAGGCAGTGATGGGCAGAGCATTGGAAACTGCCCCTTCTCCCAGCGCCTCTTTATGGTGCTGTGGCTGAAAGGAGTCACCTTCAACGTCACAACTGTTGACATGAAGAGGTAAGCCATCTTTCACattgctctccctccctgtctttctctctcctctctccgtctcctccCTCACTgtttctcatctctctccatccctccctctctccctccctccctttctctccctctctctccctgcagaaaGCCAGACATCCTGAAAGACCTGGCTCCTGGAGCTCAGCCCCCGTTCCTGCTGTACGGCGCCGAGGTCAAAACCGACACCAACAAGATCGAGGAGTTTCTGGAGGAGAACCTCAGTCCCCCAAagtgagagccccccccccccccgctcgcgtgatctctctctctctctctctctctctctctctctctctctctctctctctctctctctctctctctctctctctctctctctctctctctctctctctctctctctctctctctctctctctctctctctctctctctctctctctctctctctctctctctctctctctctctctctctctctctctctctctctctctctctctctctctctctctctctctctctctctctctctctctctctctctcctctctctctctctctctctctctctctctctctctctctctctctctctctctctctctctctctctctctctctctctctctctctctctctctctctctctctctcttttctgtctctcctgataccagcagcacaggcacagtGGTTGGCCAGAGGACGTGCTGAAAGGAGCTGAATCGCTGTGGTGAACATCCGGTTGTGTGACTGGTCGGTACGAGGCGAGGAGTGGAAATCTCTTTGGCTGAGAGGGTGCCGGAAGCCTGAATTACCTCTCCTCTTCTCCGTCTCTGTCTgcgttcttttcttttcctccgATTCACTTTTTATCTTTTCGGCTTccatttctctttccctccctccataCCTGCAGGAAGTGATTTGGAAGTATTGCCAAATGCCTTAATTAAAGTGATTCGTAAGGGAGATTCGTTTTCCTGTCCTTAATTAAAGTGATTCGTAAGGGAGATTTGTTTTCCTGTCCTTAATTAAAGTGATTCGTAAGGGAGGTTCACTCTCCTGTCCTTAATTAAAGTGATTCGTAAGGGAGATTCGTTTGCCTGTGGTTCATTAAAGTGATTCGTGACGGAGAGCTCTGAATCTCGCCTGCTTCCTGTTCCCCAGGTACCCGCGTCTGGCTGCCCGTAACCCCGAGTCCAACACGGCCGGGGTGGACGTCTTCGCCAAGTTCTCCGCCTACATCAAGAACTCGAACCCGCAGCTTAACGACAGTAAGactcgggggggagggggggaggggggtactcAGTGAATTCCTTGCGCGTGCGCTCCTGATGTCTGTATGTGGACCCAGTTTCACTCATCCATGCGGGgctgcgtgcatgcatgtaagtgtgtgtgagtgtgtgtgtgtgtgtgtgtgtgtgtgtatggtgtgtgcatgtacgtgtgtatgcgtgtgaatgtgcatgcatgcatgcatgtgagtgtgtatgtgtgtagtgtgaatgtgtgtgtgtatagtgtgtgtgtatgtgtgtgtgtgtatagtgtgtgtgtgtgtgtgtgtgtgagtgtgtgtgttactttAACTTGTGTTTCTGGCAGATCTAGAGAAGGGCCTCTTGAAAGCTCTGAAGAAGCTGGACGACTACCTCAGCACTCCACTTCCTGAAGAGATCGATGAAAACAGCGCGGacgatgtcacttcctcttcccGCCCCTTCCTTGATGGGCAGGAACTCACACTGGCTGACTGCAATCTGCTTCCAAAACTGCACATCGTCaaggtgctctctctctcaacctctccttttctttctctctctttttctctctctctcaccctctccctctttcttttgtggccagtttgtttctctttttgatgtttttggttagatttttacatttattttagcataATGAATGTTTTGTTAAAGGAGCATCAAAGTCA from Anguilla anguilla isolate fAngAng1 chromosome 8, fAngAng1.pri, whole genome shotgun sequence includes these protein-coding regions:
- the clic1 gene encoding chloride intracellular channel protein 1, translated to MSDENRPEVELFVKAGSDGQSIGNCPFSQRLFMVLWLKGVTFNVTTVDMKRKPDILKDLAPGAQPPFLLYGAEVKTDTNKIEEFLEENLSPPKYPRLAARNPESNTAGVDVFAKFSAYIKNSNPQLNDNLEKGLLKALKKLDDYLSTPLPEEIDENSADDVTSSSRPFLDGQELTLADCNLLPKLHIVKVVCLKYRGFSIPRSLTALWRYLDAAQSREEFSSTCPSDSEINMAYASVAKALK